The region CAGCAAGAGGCGGAAAAGAACCGCCGGGCCTATTTCCAAATTGCTCGGATTCAGTCAACGCAGTACCCTGTGGTGGGTTTCTTAGAAGCCTTGAGTATCATGAGCTTGTTTTTGCTGGGGACATGGCAAATTGGCGCCGGCAATCTCACACCCGCCCAATTGATTAGCTTTGGCGCCGCTGCCGCTTTACTCATCGATCCCGTCAATCAAATCTCCAGCAGCTATAGCTCCCTCAAAGTTGCTGAAGCCTCTTTAGATCGGAGTTTTAGCCTATTGGCGATTGCACCGAATGTGCAGGAAGTCAGGGATGCCCAACCCCTACCCCCCATTACTGGCAAGGTGGAATACCGCCATGTGTGGTTTGCCTATGAGCTTGATCAACCCGTGCTGCAGGACTTCAATCTCCTGGTGCAGCCTGGGGAAGTGGTGGCGCTGGTTGGCCATTCCGGGGCAGGCAAGTCAACCCTCATTAACCTCCTGCTGCGGTTCTACGATCCCCAAGCGGGGCAAATTCTCATTGATGGCATTGATATTAAAACCGTCACCCTCAAGAGTTTACGGCGGCAAATTGGGATTGTTCCTCAGGAAACGATTCTTTTCTCAGGGACCATTGCCCAAAATATTGCTTTTGGTGACTCCGAACCGGATTGGGAACGACTCATTGAGGCAGCCAAAATTGCCAATGCCCACGACTTCATTGACCGCTTTCCCGATGGCTATCAGACATGGGTGGGAGAAAGGGGAATTAACCTTTCTGGGGGTCAGCGCCAACGCCTGGCGATCGCCCGCGCTGTTTATGCCGATCCACGGATTTTAATTTTGGATGAGGCGACCTCCGCTTTGGACTCCGAATCAGAGACCTTAGTGCAAAATGCCTTGGAGAAGGCAATGAGGGGGCGCACTGTCTTTATGATTGCCCACCGTTTGGCCACGGTTCGTCGGGCCGATCGCATTCTTGTTCTAGAGCAGGGGCGGATCATTGAAAGTGGCAGCCATCAAGAACTGCTGGCCCAGTCTGCCCGCTATGCCCAGTTCTACACCCAGCAGTATCTCCCAGACGGGAAATGACCTTTGTGCTGATGGAGTGGCCCTTTGGCTTCT is a window of Thermosynechococcus vestitus BP-1 DNA encoding:
- a CDS encoding ABC transporter ATP-binding protein; the encoded protein is MLGKTSYRFLLPYVLRYWRTLSLALLCTVGFVGTAPLAAQLVGQTSELVGTGNVRQLLPWAGAAILLFLGRGICQFGQDVLMADAAFRVVYDIRLILYAHLHRLGVDFFERMGSGDLTYRLTGDVEAIAMVITRVFQQLLPALLTAIALMAYMFYLNWPLTLAALIITPLMVAAISWFGERLRTASRRNQDALGGLSSYLTETFAGIRLIKAFATEETILHRFQQEAEKNRRAYFQIARIQSTQYPVVGFLEALSIMSLFLLGTWQIGAGNLTPAQLISFGAAAALLIDPVNQISSSYSSLKVAEASLDRSFSLLAIAPNVQEVRDAQPLPPITGKVEYRHVWFAYELDQPVLQDFNLLVQPGEVVALVGHSGAGKSTLINLLLRFYDPQAGQILIDGIDIKTVTLKSLRRQIGIVPQETILFSGTIAQNIAFGDSEPDWERLIEAAKIANAHDFIDRFPDGYQTWVGERGINLSGGQRQRLAIARAVYADPRILILDEATSALDSESETLVQNALEKAMRGRTVFMIAHRLATVRRADRILVLEQGRIIESGSHQELLAQSARYAQFYTQQYLPDGK